In one Balneolales bacterium ANBcel1 genomic region, the following are encoded:
- a CDS encoding RNA polymerase sigma-70 factor translates to MEYAQQIEDRIRRDNSWVEGINNGDASSFEALYKHYYPQLGRFLLRYVQEKQVAEDIIHNVLYEIWKNRNRLEARGTLRSYLYTAVRNQALKYLKKEKGHLHVDVVDHPEIEHNPDYRDEDIEFVEFREAVRNALALIPEQRRNIFLMHREDQLTYREIAETLGISIKTVETQMSRTLKFLHKKLAHFK, encoded by the coding sequence ATGGAATATGCGCAGCAGATAGAAGACCGGATAAGGAGGGATAACAGCTGGGTTGAGGGTATCAACAACGGTGATGCATCGTCATTTGAAGCACTTTACAAGCATTATTATCCGCAATTGGGTCGATTTTTGTTGCGATATGTACAGGAAAAGCAGGTTGCAGAAGATATCATCCACAATGTACTGTATGAAATCTGGAAGAATCGCAACCGGCTTGAGGCGCGTGGCACCCTGCGGTCCTATTTATACACTGCGGTCCGCAATCAGGCCCTGAAATATTTAAAAAAGGAAAAAGGGCATTTGCATGTGGATGTGGTTGATCACCCTGAAATAGAGCACAATCCCGATTACCGGGATGAGGACATTGAGTTCGTCGAATTTCGCGAGGCGGTCCGGAATGCACTTGCGCTGATTCCCGAGCAGCGGCGAAATATTTTTCTGATGCACCGGGAAGATCAGCTGACCTATCGTGAAATTGCGGAGACACTCGGCATCTCCATTAAAACCGTAGAGACCCAGATGAGCCGGACTCTGAAGTTTCTGCACAAAAAACTGGCCCATTTTAAATAA
- a CDS encoding glycoside hydrolase family 95 protein, with protein MPNEKLVPVSAIVCSFFSLCLFASCGHISAREADPLPLKLWYDQPAADWNEALPVGNGRLGAMVFGRIGLERIQVNEESLWGGSNVNNNNPGASENLPEIRRLILDGDIPKAKILAEEHLLGDPWVDNSYRTLGDIFIDFGHDDTTAVTAYHRELDLRKGVASVSYETPQGVYAYEMFSSAPDDVMVLHMTTTAPDGFQNTTIALTRVEHTFVDAMSGGLTMIGRIIDDEASGHGPAGAHMRFASRLEVSGYDGILTQNSNTLVLNGGHSATLLFSAATNYDLPSMDFDRGIDPHQRSMDLVAKASEYSYQELKSRHVDDHLPIMDRVTIDLGGHERDSIPTGRRLSELQQGASDPALKALYFQFGRYLLMGSSRAPGVLPANLQGIWNEHIWAPWGSDYHVNINIQMNYWPANVTNLDETVSPLGDFMSAITVPGAVTARDMYGAGGWAMHHTTDVFGKTGVMDGIHWGMFPLGGAWMMFPLYRHYEYTLDTDWLLNRAYPVMRGSAEFILDFLVEDDEGRLVTVPSYSPENSYILPETGEEYRITYGPTMDIQIIRELFGYILDVADNTGEEDAFLDRLRSALERLPEVRIGANGTIMEWIEDYDEAEPGHRHISHLLGLHPGTHITRDTPEMFEAARRTIERRFEHGGGHTGWSMAWIINFYARLLDAEAAHHHFRLLLEQSTLPNLFDTHPPFQIDGNFGGTAAVAEMLLQSHLGYIQLLPALPEAWSTGRVTGLKARGNFEIDIAWEEQQLTEVRVISHSGRPLTLEYNGQRVEQETTTGEILIFGPGLR; from the coding sequence ATGCCGAATGAAAAGCTTGTTCCAGTCAGCGCCATCGTGTGTTCCTTTTTTTCTCTTTGCCTCTTTGCCTCCTGCGGTCATATCTCTGCCAGGGAAGCGGATCCTCTGCCCCTGAAGCTGTGGTATGACCAACCGGCCGCCGACTGGAATGAAGCGCTCCCGGTGGGCAACGGGCGGTTGGGTGCGATGGTTTTCGGGCGGATCGGATTGGAACGGATTCAGGTCAATGAAGAGTCGCTCTGGGGCGGCAGCAACGTAAACAACAACAATCCCGGAGCTTCTGAAAACCTGCCTGAGATACGCCGCCTGATCCTGGACGGTGACATCCCGAAAGCCAAGATACTGGCCGAAGAACATCTGCTGGGCGATCCCTGGGTGGACAACTCCTACCGCACCCTTGGGGATATTTTTATCGATTTCGGCCACGACGACACCACCGCCGTAACCGCGTATCATCGGGAACTTGACCTGAGAAAAGGTGTCGCCAGCGTATCCTACGAAACCCCGCAGGGCGTGTATGCCTACGAAATGTTCTCCTCCGCCCCGGATGATGTGATGGTCCTCCATATGACAACCACGGCACCGGACGGATTCCAGAATACCACCATTGCCCTGACCAGGGTCGAACACACATTCGTTGATGCCATGAGTGGCGGCCTTACAATGATAGGGCGAATAATTGACGATGAGGCCTCCGGTCACGGTCCGGCGGGCGCCCACATGCGGTTTGCCTCCCGGCTGGAGGTGTCCGGCTACGACGGCATCCTCACGCAGAACAGCAACACGCTGGTTCTGAACGGCGGGCATTCCGCCACACTGCTTTTCAGCGCCGCCACCAACTACGACCTGCCGTCTATGGATTTCGATCGCGGCATAGACCCCCACCAGCGGTCCATGGATCTTGTCGCCAAAGCCTCTGAGTACAGCTACCAGGAACTCAAATCACGGCATGTAGACGATCATCTGCCGATAATGGATCGGGTCACCATTGACCTGGGCGGACACGAACGCGACTCCATTCCAACCGGCCGGCGTCTTTCCGAACTTCAGCAAGGTGCCAGCGACCCCGCCCTCAAAGCGCTCTATTTCCAGTTCGGCCGCTACCTGCTGATGGGCAGCTCCCGGGCTCCCGGTGTTCTTCCGGCCAATCTTCAGGGTATCTGGAACGAGCACATCTGGGCTCCATGGGGGTCCGATTACCACGTGAACATTAACATCCAGATGAACTACTGGCCCGCCAATGTCACCAACCTGGACGAAACGGTGTCCCCGCTGGGTGATTTCATGTCGGCGATAACGGTGCCCGGCGCAGTGACCGCCCGCGACATGTACGGTGCCGGCGGATGGGCCATGCACCACACCACCGATGTCTTCGGCAAAACCGGTGTCATGGACGGAATCCACTGGGGGATGTTTCCCCTGGGCGGGGCATGGATGATGTTTCCCCTGTACCGGCATTATGAGTACACGCTGGACACCGACTGGCTTCTCAACCGGGCCTACCCCGTCATGCGCGGCAGCGCGGAGTTCATCCTGGATTTTCTTGTGGAGGACGACGAAGGCCGACTGGTAACCGTGCCCTCATATTCCCCCGAAAACAGCTATATCCTGCCTGAAACCGGAGAAGAGTACCGCATCACCTACGGTCCCACCATGGATATCCAGATCATCCGTGAACTGTTCGGCTACATCCTGGATGTGGCCGACAACACCGGAGAAGAGGACGCGTTCCTGGACCGGCTGCGATCTGCCCTGGAGCGCCTGCCGGAGGTACGGATCGGTGCCAATGGCACCATAATGGAGTGGATTGAGGATTATGACGAAGCCGAACCCGGTCATCGCCACATATCCCATCTGCTCGGACTTCATCCCGGCACCCATATCACCCGCGATACCCCGGAGATGTTCGAAGCCGCACGCCGAACCATCGAACGGCGCTTTGAACACGGCGGTGGTCATACCGGATGGAGCATGGCCTGGATCATCAACTTCTACGCCCGCCTCCTGGATGCGGAAGCCGCGCATCACCATTTCCGCCTGCTGCTGGAACAGTCCACTTTGCCCAACCTGTTCGATACGCATCCACCTTTCCAGATAGACGGCAATTTCGGCGGTACAGCTGCCGTTGCCGAAATGCTCCTTCAAAGCCACCTGGGGTACATTCAGTTGCTCCCCGCGCTGCCGGAAGCCTGGAGCACCGGCCGGGTCACCGGACTCAAGGCCCGGGGCAACTTCGAGATTGACATCGCCTGGGAAGAGCAGCAACTGACCGAAGTGCGCGTCATCTCCCATTCCGGCCGGCCACTCACCCTGGAATACAACGGACAGCGAGTTGAGCAGGAAACCACCACCGGTGAAATCCTTATTTTTGGCCCCGGACTGCGATGA
- a CDS encoding TonB-dependent receptor — protein sequence MAGVLLCVLPVQVHAQSFATTGHTAQNYVPLEWFAYDPEVNDIYEERIDIFVQNASMDELLTRISEKSSARLTYDRDQLPYARITMAKTNVKVVDLLQSLMSEYQVEALASANGQIIIRPIAHTAEETVQARQGITVTGQVVDSERREALPGVNVVVKGTSTGDVTDMQGRYSVNVPSPEDTLVFSYLGFDRLEIPVLGRSEIDVEMTYSFLVGDEIVLIGYGDARRRDLTGSVASISSEDLQVSRSGLFERALQGRAAGVMVLSNSGQPGGGTSVRIRGTNTLTGGAEPLYVVDGVPLSGEASNSTNPLATLNPSDIESIDVLKDASAAAIYGARAANGVILVTTKRGRAGETNVDYDGSYGVQHLPGSVSVLNLREYAEFHNLRADIAGFGHRAEFMDPSILGEGTNWQDELFGFAPMHEHNLSVSGGDEITRYRLSLGYFDQDGIAVGSRFNRYSVRLNLDNTPVEWLDVGTSLNVSRTDERLTVSDADLVNLAIRQSPDIPVRSPDGSWGGPDQSEFTLENPVAMARIMDNTQERAEMQGNVFARIRLSRSLSVRTEFSGAYNLANQAQFTPTYEFNARVNQINSSSRSKSVGKFWQARGFVDYNDTFADVVRMDVMAGYEAEVFEFDGLSGSRQNFPGNNVPELAAGDAETMANNSWAGSNSIQSVFSRVNLDYDNRYLLTGSIRVDGSSRFGADNRWGVFPSFAGAWRISSERFFTLDSVDELKLRVGYGFVGNQEIGNYLFGSALLVTATAWGSGVRPGNLANPDLKWESTESINVGLDLSIFNQRISLTADTYMQWTRDLLLQQPLPLYSGTSGIGSIGAPMVNIGSLENRGIEVALSTVNIDRSLRWESRFIYTRNRNQVTAMDQETSFIERNIDFFDPVSRTIVGQPVGTFYGYVVEGVFEDADDIRNHATQHANISRTNGVWPGDLKFKDLNGDGVIDENDRTIIGDPNPDFQFGITNDFYYRNFDLSIFINGTYGNDVFNQLRRINEDPASNFGLLATINDHARVEMIDPEGDINDVDNVYVSNPDTDVPRITSSDPNNNQRISDRFVEDGSYLRIQNVTIGYRMPQSVLNSLGMRTMRVYGSVQNLYTFTKYSGYDPEIGAQMNNPDPLLLGVDRGRYPSPRIFTVGVSVGL from the coding sequence ATGGCAGGCGTCTTGTTATGTGTACTGCCGGTGCAGGTTCACGCACAAAGCTTTGCCACAACCGGCCATACGGCGCAAAACTACGTACCCCTGGAATGGTTTGCATACGATCCGGAGGTCAATGACATCTATGAAGAGCGGATCGACATATTTGTTCAAAACGCTTCCATGGATGAACTGCTGACAAGGATCAGTGAAAAATCTTCGGCCCGCCTGACCTACGACAGGGATCAGCTTCCCTATGCCCGGATTACCATGGCCAAAACCAATGTCAAGGTAGTGGATTTACTGCAATCCCTGATGAGTGAGTATCAGGTCGAGGCGCTGGCATCGGCGAACGGACAAATCATTATTCGTCCGATTGCCCATACCGCAGAAGAGACGGTTCAAGCCCGGCAGGGCATAACCGTAACCGGTCAGGTTGTTGACAGCGAACGCAGGGAAGCGCTTCCGGGCGTCAATGTGGTGGTGAAGGGCACATCCACCGGTGATGTCACAGATATGCAGGGGCGTTATTCTGTGAACGTGCCATCCCCGGAAGATACGCTCGTTTTTTCCTATTTGGGTTTTGACAGACTGGAAATTCCCGTGCTGGGGCGCAGCGAGATCGATGTGGAAATGACCTACAGCTTTCTGGTTGGAGATGAAATTGTGCTTATCGGCTATGGAGATGCGCGGCGCCGGGATTTAACCGGTTCGGTGGCCTCCATCAGCTCCGAAGATCTTCAGGTGTCGCGGAGCGGATTGTTTGAAAGAGCACTTCAGGGACGGGCAGCCGGCGTCATGGTGCTTTCCAATTCCGGTCAGCCTGGCGGGGGCACCTCGGTGCGTATTCGGGGTACCAATACTCTTACAGGCGGGGCAGAGCCGCTTTATGTGGTAGACGGCGTGCCGCTTTCCGGAGAGGCCAGCAACTCGACCAACCCGCTTGCAACGCTGAACCCGTCGGATATTGAGTCCATTGATGTGCTCAAAGACGCATCTGCTGCAGCTATTTACGGCGCACGTGCGGCAAATGGGGTCATTCTCGTTACTACCAAACGCGGACGTGCGGGAGAAACCAACGTGGACTATGACGGCAGTTATGGCGTGCAGCATCTTCCCGGTTCGGTTAGTGTGCTCAATCTGAGAGAATACGCGGAGTTTCATAACCTGCGCGCCGATATTGCCGGATTCGGGCACCGGGCCGAGTTCATGGATCCATCCATCCTCGGGGAAGGAACCAACTGGCAGGACGAGCTTTTCGGCTTCGCGCCCATGCACGAACACAACCTTTCTGTGAGCGGCGGAGATGAAATTACCCGGTACCGGTTGTCTCTGGGGTACTTCGACCAGGACGGCATCGCGGTAGGATCCCGCTTCAACAGATACTCGGTGCGCCTGAACCTGGACAACACCCCGGTGGAATGGCTGGATGTCGGCACCAGTCTCAATGTCAGCCGTACGGATGAGCGACTGACCGTTTCGGATGCCGACCTGGTCAATCTCGCCATCAGACAATCGCCCGATATTCCGGTGCGGTCACCCGACGGATCCTGGGGAGGTCCGGATCAGTCGGAGTTCACCCTTGAAAACCCCGTGGCCATGGCCCGAATCATGGATAACACACAGGAGCGAGCCGAAATGCAGGGAAATGTTTTTGCAAGAATCCGGCTGAGCAGAAGCCTGTCCGTCCGCACGGAGTTCAGCGGCGCGTACAACCTGGCCAATCAGGCCCAGTTTACGCCAACGTATGAGTTCAACGCCCGTGTCAACCAGATCAACTCCTCCTCCCGGTCAAAAAGCGTTGGGAAGTTTTGGCAGGCACGCGGCTTTGTGGACTATAACGACACGTTTGCCGATGTGGTCCGCATGGATGTCATGGCCGGATACGAGGCAGAGGTGTTTGAGTTTGACGGACTGAGCGGCAGCCGTCAGAATTTTCCGGGCAACAATGTACCTGAACTGGCCGCAGGCGATGCCGAAACCATGGCCAACAACAGCTGGGCCGGCTCCAACTCCATTCAATCAGTGTTCTCAAGAGTTAACCTGGATTACGATAACCGCTACCTGTTGACCGGCTCCATACGCGTGGACGGCTCATCCCGATTCGGGGCGGATAACCGCTGGGGCGTGTTCCCCTCTTTTGCCGGGGCATGGCGCATATCAAGCGAACGGTTCTTTACGCTTGATTCCGTAGATGAGCTGAAGCTTCGAGTCGGCTACGGTTTCGTGGGAAACCAGGAGATCGGTAACTACCTGTTTGGTTCCGCACTGCTGGTGACCGCCACCGCCTGGGGAAGCGGAGTGCGACCGGGTAATCTAGCCAATCCGGATCTGAAATGGGAATCGACCGAATCCATCAACGTCGGCCTGGATCTGAGTATTTTCAACCAGCGCATCAGTCTGACGGCGGACACGTATATGCAATGGACCCGCGATCTGCTGCTTCAGCAGCCGTTGCCGCTCTACTCGGGAACCTCGGGAATCGGCTCCATCGGTGCTCCGATGGTGAATATCGGGTCTCTGGAAAACAGGGGCATTGAAGTGGCCCTGAGTACGGTCAATATCGACCGGTCACTGCGCTGGGAGTCCCGGTTCATCTACACCAGAAACCGGAACCAGGTTACCGCCATGGACCAGGAGACGAGCTTCATCGAAAGGAACATCGATTTCTTCGATCCGGTCTCACGTACCATCGTAGGTCAGCCCGTCGGCACGTTCTACGGATATGTGGTGGAAGGCGTATTTGAGGATGCCGACGATATCCGCAATCACGCGACCCAGCATGCCAATATCAGCCGGACCAACGGCGTGTGGCCCGGAGATCTGAAGTTCAAGGATCTCAACGGCGATGGCGTTATCGATGAAAACGACCGTACCATTATCGGAGATCCCAATCCCGATTTCCAGTTTGGTATTACCAACGATTTCTATTACCGGAATTTCGATCTCTCCATTTTCATCAACGGTACCTACGGAAACGATGTCTTTAATCAGCTCCGCAGGATTAATGAAGACCCTGCCAGCAACTTCGGACTCCTGGCAACCATCAATGACCACGCACGGGTGGAGATGATCGACCCCGAGGGCGATATCAATGATGTCGACAACGTCTATGTATCCAATCCCGATACCGATGTCCCGCGAATCACATCCTCCGACCCGAACAACAACCAGCGTATCTCCGACCGGTTCGTGGAAGATGGAAGCTATCTCAGAATTCAGAATGTAACCATTGGGTACCGCATGCCGCAAAGTGTTCTGAACAGTCTGGGAATGCGCACCATGAGGGTCTATGGCAGCGTGCAAAACCTCTATACATTTACAAAATACTCCGGTTATGATCCGGAAATCGGCGCTCAAATGAACAACCCCGATCCTCTGCTGCTCGGCGTGGATCGTGGAAGATATCCTTCACCACGCATATTCACCGTAGGTGTCAGTGTTGGCTTGTAA
- a CDS encoding glycan-binding surface protein: MNSKKNISCHSPIAIAMAVLLGLLSTSCGLFGSDDDRIPEITSVRYMHPDTAAVRQLEQLGPGEIFVIQGNNLDRVEAVFFNGVGASFNPVFVTKTNMIITVPDINFMELDPESDEMNTIKVVSDKGEFVFDFPIVPPPPSLSHLTREFGQAGDQIRLYGQSLFLILDVRFPGGISAADFTPSDNGSWVDLVVPDGVTEGGAITVETVNEEVATPPSSPFNDYTGMLNDFDDVNNYEWGALVSDDPDLFPGSIGSYGYMQTGNITPGNWAWWEDTRSVNLVSLRWMEEEHLDDPLQDWALKFDIYIKDPLAYGTFLIRIHDDWDYIARYEPWEDTGGAYTTDGWVTVTIPLSMFRTDNGYGQSAASIRDLHTPDESMGIMFVNDNEGEDDLVESLLVAFDHMRIVRIAD; this comes from the coding sequence ATGAATTCAAAGAAAAACATTTCCTGCCATTCGCCGATCGCCATTGCGATGGCCGTTTTGCTGGGCCTGCTGAGTACTTCGTGCGGGTTGTTCGGTAGCGACGACGATCGTATCCCGGAAATTACCAGTGTGAGGTACATGCACCCGGATACCGCCGCGGTTCGCCAGCTTGAGCAACTGGGTCCGGGCGAAATCTTCGTGATTCAGGGAAATAACCTGGATCGCGTGGAAGCCGTGTTCTTCAACGGTGTGGGCGCCTCTTTCAATCCGGTGTTTGTGACCAAAACGAACATGATCATCACCGTCCCGGATATCAATTTCATGGAACTTGATCCGGAGTCTGATGAGATGAATACCATTAAAGTGGTTTCGGATAAAGGGGAATTCGTCTTTGATTTTCCCATTGTGCCGCCCCCGCCGTCCCTGTCGCATCTGACCAGGGAGTTTGGCCAGGCAGGCGATCAAATCCGGCTGTACGGTCAGTCACTGTTCCTGATCCTGGATGTACGTTTTCCCGGCGGCATCTCCGCCGCGGACTTTACTCCGTCCGACAACGGGAGCTGGGTCGACCTGGTGGTTCCGGACGGAGTCACCGAAGGTGGCGCGATAACGGTGGAAACGGTGAATGAAGAGGTGGCGACGCCCCCATCCAGCCCGTTTAATGATTACACAGGCATGCTGAATGATTTTGATGATGTGAACAACTACGAGTGGGGCGCCCTCGTCAGCGATGACCCGGACCTGTTTCCCGGAAGTATCGGGTCCTACGGCTATATGCAGACAGGGAATATCACACCTGGCAACTGGGCGTGGTGGGAGGATACCCGCTCGGTGAACCTGGTTTCGCTCCGCTGGATGGAAGAAGAGCACCTGGATGACCCGCTTCAAGACTGGGCGCTCAAGTTTGACATATATATTAAGGATCCGCTGGCATACGGCACGTTTTTGATTAGGATTCATGACGACTGGGACTATATCGCCCGCTATGAGCCCTGGGAAGATACAGGAGGAGCGTATACTACCGATGGATGGGTTACCGTGACCATCCCGCTGTCCATGTTCCGAACAGACAACGGCTACGGACAATCGGCGGCAAGTATCCGGGATCTGCACACTCCAGACGAGTCCATGGGCATAATGTTTGTCAACGATAATGAGGGCGAAGATGATCTTGTCGAGAGCCTTTTGGTGGCGTTCGACCACATGAGGATCGTCCGCATAGCCGATTAA
- a CDS encoding phenylalanine--tRNA ligase beta subunit-related protein, whose translation MLPVENLLRDRIHIGFITADGIDPSASHPELEKRISGLLAQRVEAITDHDDRFRKACRDMMRIGAYKPTGRGKPASEYLLRTAGEGHFPRINLAADINNYISLKFLVPISLWDRDRIEAESWLFRPGSDGEQFIFNPSGQAIGLKDLVTGYAISKKQQEPIVTPVKDCQKTKTDPSTRNIAAAVYYPAGWQESPDLQDILNEFSELLEAASTSVESTIVR comes from the coding sequence ATGCTTCCTGTTGAGAATTTACTCCGGGACCGAATTCACATCGGTTTCATCACGGCCGACGGCATCGATCCGTCTGCCTCCCATCCCGAGCTGGAGAAACGCATTTCCGGACTCCTGGCACAGCGCGTGGAGGCAATCACCGACCACGATGACCGCTTTCGCAAGGCCTGCCGCGACATGATGCGCATCGGCGCCTACAAGCCGACAGGCAGGGGCAAACCCGCCTCCGAGTACCTGCTGCGGACCGCAGGGGAGGGCCACTTCCCGCGAATCAATCTGGCCGCCGACATCAACAACTACATCTCCCTGAAATTCCTGGTGCCCATATCACTTTGGGACCGCGACCGGATTGAAGCCGAATCCTGGCTGTTTCGCCCGGGCTCCGACGGGGAGCAGTTCATCTTCAATCCGTCCGGACAGGCTATCGGCCTGAAGGATCTGGTCACCGGCTACGCCATTTCGAAAAAGCAGCAGGAACCGATCGTAACCCCGGTAAAGGACTGCCAGAAAACAAAAACGGATCCATCCACCCGAAACATCGCCGCAGCCGTCTATTACCCCGCCGGCTGGCAGGAGTCCCCCGATCTGCAAGACATCCTCAACGAATTCTCGGAACTGCTGGAGGCCGCCTCGACATCCGTCGAAAGCACCATAGTCCGTTAA
- a CDS encoding RagB/SusD family nutrient uptake outer membrane protein translates to MTKQRSIRYLLAGLLVSMPVLYGCGESFFDRPPQDQIVEDNFYQTEQDLAMATGPLYNIVWFDFNDKAKMEIGDARAGNMITNDGGREQFVIFSTNSANTRLNELWRSLYLVVTNANIQIANITEKASDDIPEVVRDHRIAEARFMRGVAYYYLASLWGEVPIITSTRDLLEQPNQNRNHREDVLQFAINDLEFAAENLQLNDPAGRVDEWAAKGMLARLYLTRAHFDSGGGALVESDLELARQYALEVIDNSGVRLMDDYAQLFFRANNNNSESLFALQWVYGASEWGTHNSTQAYYAVEARLTGAGDGWGGGTSASAWLFELYGGADSADERRKASFMLDGDHYPELLQAEGGYTYQGSMAPIKKYVIGTAGDNNGNVGFMETDINTYMLRLAEVYLTYAQATLGNNASTSDARAVSLFNKVRERAGLDPVSSFSYMDLFEEKWKELAFEGQNWYELVRLFNWQPQKAISIVEEQRRNANFTFTRADGYEEEPPAAPVIPNESDFRLHYPEAEMTANPIFMDEPVPFNF, encoded by the coding sequence ATGACTAAGCAAAGATCTATTCGCTATCTGCTGGCAGGATTACTTGTAAGCATGCCGGTGCTGTACGGTTGCGGCGAGAGTTTTTTCGATCGGCCACCGCAGGATCAGATCGTTGAAGACAACTTCTACCAGACGGAACAAGATCTGGCCATGGCTACCGGGCCACTCTACAACATCGTCTGGTTTGACTTCAACGACAAGGCCAAAATGGAGATCGGAGATGCACGGGCCGGAAACATGATCACCAACGACGGGGGACGCGAACAGTTCGTTATCTTCAGCACCAACTCCGCCAATACCCGGCTCAACGAACTCTGGCGGTCTCTCTATCTGGTAGTTACCAACGCCAATATCCAGATCGCCAACATCACCGAAAAGGCGTCCGATGATATCCCGGAAGTCGTCAGGGATCATCGTATTGCCGAGGCCCGCTTCATGCGGGGTGTCGCCTACTATTACCTGGCCTCGCTCTGGGGCGAGGTACCCATCATCACAAGTACCCGTGATCTGCTGGAACAGCCCAATCAGAACCGTAATCACAGGGAGGATGTCCTGCAGTTCGCCATCAACGACCTGGAGTTTGCCGCCGAAAACCTGCAGCTCAACGATCCGGCAGGACGGGTGGATGAATGGGCCGCAAAAGGAATGCTCGCCCGGCTGTATCTCACCCGCGCCCATTTCGACAGCGGTGGCGGCGCACTGGTGGAAAGCGATCTGGAGCTGGCCCGTCAGTATGCCCTGGAGGTAATCGACAACAGCGGCGTACGGCTGATGGATGACTACGCCCAGCTCTTTTTCCGCGCCAACAACAACAATTCCGAGAGCCTGTTTGCCCTGCAGTGGGTTTATGGCGCAAGTGAATGGGGTACCCATAACAGCACCCAGGCCTATTATGCCGTTGAAGCGCGACTCACAGGTGCCGGTGACGGATGGGGAGGCGGCACCAGCGCTTCGGCCTGGCTGTTTGAGCTCTATGGCGGAGCGGATTCCGCAGACGAACGGCGAAAGGCCTCTTTTATGCTGGATGGAGATCACTATCCCGAACTGCTGCAGGCGGAAGGGGGCTACACCTATCAGGGCAGCATGGCACCCATCAAAAAATATGTGATCGGTACCGCAGGTGACAATAACGGTAATGTGGGCTTCATGGAAACAGATATCAATACCTATATGCTGCGGCTGGCGGAAGTGTACCTGACGTACGCCCAGGCGACCCTCGGTAACAACGCTTCCACCAGCGATGCCAGGGCCGTAAGCCTCTTCAACAAGGTGAGGGAGCGGGCCGGACTGGATCCCGTCTCTTCTTTCAGTTACATGGATCTGTTCGAGGAAAAGTGGAAAGAGCTCGCGTTTGAGGGCCAGAACTGGTACGAGCTGGTGAGATTGTTTAACTGGCAGCCCCAGAAAGCCATTTCGATTGTAGAGGAGCAGCGGCGCAATGCCAATTTCACCTTCACCCGGGCAGACGGATATGAGGAGGAACCGCCTGCCGCACCGGTGATTCCCAACGAAAGCGACTTCAGGCTTCATTACCCCGAAGCAGAAATGACGGCCAACCCGATCTTCATGGATGAGCCTGTCCCATTTAACTTCTGA
- a CDS encoding DUF4974 domain-containing protein → MNEKDIHWNDLIRYVNGEMSGEELRKTEEWIQKDPENSERLAFVKRIYALPAEERGEWDADAAWERFRKKHPEVDTRRKPLIGTSSELLSRRLRAGNSRYRWIAAAASILFVAMAALFLYNVEDEPVREEVTEVTYKEFFAQPGSRTRLTLSDGSRAILKPGSRLVLPESFRGLEDRVVELEGEAFFEVEPEPGKTFIVKTEKTITRVLGTRFNVSSYPEDDFVSVAVISGVVSLEGRRDDAAVPARISGNHLGIYTPEGVVEVSELSDMSKYLGWIEGELVFQQEPLDRVALELQRWYNISIEIDPEKPELYEKKLTSSFRQNQPVREVIEAVSLTLNISFTEKNGSFYFTE, encoded by the coding sequence ATGAACGAAAAAGACATCCATTGGAATGACCTGATCCGCTACGTCAACGGTGAAATGTCCGGTGAAGAGCTCCGGAAAACGGAGGAGTGGATTCAGAAGGATCCGGAGAACAGTGAACGCCTCGCATTTGTGAAACGAATTTATGCCCTGCCGGCTGAAGAGAGGGGAGAGTGGGACGCCGATGCGGCGTGGGAGCGCTTCAGGAAAAAGCACCCGGAGGTCGATACCCGGCGAAAGCCCCTCATCGGCACGAGCAGTGAGCTTTTGAGCAGGAGGCTGAGGGCCGGGAACAGTCGCTACCGCTGGATTGCTGCGGCCGCCTCCATTCTCTTCGTTGCCATGGCCGCTTTGTTTCTATACAATGTGGAAGACGAGCCCGTCCGCGAAGAAGTCACGGAGGTCACCTACAAGGAGTTTTTTGCGCAGCCGGGGAGCCGTACCAGGCTGACCCTTTCCGATGGCAGCCGGGCTATACTGAAACCGGGCAGCCGCCTGGTTCTGCCGGAATCCTTCCGCGGTCTGGAAGATCGGGTGGTGGAACTCGAGGGGGAAGCCTTTTTTGAGGTGGAGCCGGAGCCCGGCAAAACCTTTATCGTAAAAACGGAAAAAACCATCACACGTGTACTGGGTACCCGATTTAACGTCTCTTCCTATCCCGAAGACGACTTTGTCTCCGTGGCGGTAATTTCCGGCGTCGTATCGCTTGAGGGCAGAAGGGATGATGCAGCAGTACCGGCCAGAATTTCCGGAAATCATCTGGGGATATACACGCCCGAGGGTGTTGTCGAAGTAAGCGAACTCTCCGATATGTCGAAATATCTTGGCTGGATTGAGGGGGAGCTGGTATTTCAGCAGGAGCCGCTGGACCGGGTAGCCCTGGAGTTGCAGCGCTGGTACAACATCAGCATAGAGATAGACCCTGAAAAGCCGGAGCTGTATGAAAAAAAGCTGACATCGTCTTTCCGGCAAAACCAGCCGGTCAGAGAGGTGATTGAGGCGGTTAGCCTGACCCTCAACATAAGTTTTACCGAGAAAAACGGATCATTTTACTTTACCGAATAA